TCTTCGTTCCGGGAAACGACCATTGATGACGGGTCAATCGCGATATGGCGCTCGCCAATGCCGAGGAATCCGCCGACGCTGACGATGACCGCGCGCAAATTCCTGTTATTGTCGAAGATGACGTCCTCGATCTCGCCGATGTCGTCATTCTGCAGATTGCGGACATCGCTGCCGATCAGCTGCGACATGCGCATGTCGCTAGGTCCAAGCCTATAGAAGATTACGCGGGCGGAGCCGAGCTGCTCCAGTTCGCGCATTTCAGCTGCGGATCGCGCTCTCGTCGTCTGCCGATCCATGCCCGTGCGATCCATGTTGCGATCCATGCCCGGCTGGCTGTCCTGACCGCGCATCCGCTCGCGCGCGGCGCTGCCTCGCCAGGTCGGCGCGGCGTCGTCATCACTGCCCATCTCGCGCCAGCCGCTGCGAGATGTCGTATCCTCCGCATCCTTGGCTGCTTGGCCCGGCTTCTCCGGCTGAGTGCTGCGAGACTGAGTCTGATTCTTGGTCGAGTTCGCGCCAGTGCGATCGCGTCCTGCATTCGCTGTCACGCTGGCGGAAAGCGCGATCGCCGCTACTGTAGCGATCAACAACTTGAGCGATTTCATCGGATACTCTCCACTGTTCCGCTCGCCCGTCTCGGCGAACGATACTTTGCAACCAGCGTCTGGAGAGATAGTTCCGAATCCTGCGCCCAACTCAGGTCTTTACTGCACATGCGCCCAAGGCCGGGGCGCATGCTTGACCAAAGGCTCGACCTGTCGCGTCAGTCGATCAACCCAACGTCGCCTTGACGATCTTGTCGGGATCTTTCACCGGTTCGCCGCGCTTGATCTTATCGACATTCTCCATGCCGGAGACCACTTCGCCCCAAACCGTATATTTGTTGTCGAGGAAGCGCGCATCATCGAAGCAGATGAAAAACTGCGAATTGGCGCTGTCGGGGCTTTGCGCGCGGGCCATCGAGCATGTTCCGCGCACATGCGGCGTGCTGTTAAACTCGGCCTTGAGGTCGGGATATTGCGATCCGCCGGTGCCCGTGCCGCGTGGGCAGCCCGTCTGAGCCATGAAGCCGTCAATCACGCGATGAAAGACGATGCCGTCGTAGAATCCTTCCGAGACGAGCTTCTTGATATGCGCGACATGATTGGGCGCGAGGTCTGAACGAAATTTGATGACGACTGGTCCCTTCGTCGTCTCAAGCGTCATGGTGTCGGCGGCTTCGGTCATTCTGGTTCCCTCTCCACTTGTCTGAAAGCCGGTCCTTCCGCATTGCAGCCGGGCATGGCCCGGCTGTTTGCGGAGGGGCGGCTTACGTTATGCCCAACAAGCGCGGGCATAACGCATATGAATCTCAGCTCTCGTCGCCAGCGACGCGCATCTTGATGATCTTGTCCGGATTCTCGACCATGCCGTTATTGGACTTTGAACCTTTCTTGATCTTGTCGACGACGTCCATGCCGGAGACCACCTCGCCGAAAACGGTGTATTTGCCGTTGAGCTGCGGCGCGTCTGCATAGACGATGAAGAACTGCGAATTGCCGGAATTGACGTCGCCGCCTTCGCGCGCCATTCCAACTGTGCCGCGCTTGAACGGCGTATCCGTAAACTCGGCCTTCAGATCCGTATAGCGCGAACCTTGCATTCCGGTGCCGGTTGGATCGCCAGCTTGCGCCATAAAGCCGTCGATGACGCGATGGAATACAATGCCGTCGTAAAAATGTTCCTTGGCCAACTTCTCGATGCGCTCGACGTGCTTGGGCGCGAGATCAGGCCGCAGCTTGATGGTGACGCGGCCATCCTTCGTGTCGAGATAAAGGAGATGATCGTCTGCCGCTCTAGCGGGCGCGGCGCTGAGCGCGGCGACGGCCGCGGCGGCAAGAAGCAGACGGCGGGTGAGTTTCATGAAGCCTCCCTATGTATTGCCGCGCCTTTTTATGGCGCGTTTGAGTGCGGCGACGGAGACGGCCGGCGCAAAGGCCGACACATCGCCGCCAAGCGCCGCGATCTGACGCACGAAGGTTCCGCTGACGTGGCGTAGCCTTGGCGAAGCAGGCATGAAAACCGTGTGAATGTCGGGCGCGAGCGTCCCATTCATCCCCGCCATCTGCATCTCATAGTCGAAGTCGGCGCAATCGCGCAAACCGCGGAGAATGGCGCAGGCGCCGTGCTGGCGCGCCGCCTCGACGACAAGTCCGTCAAAGCCCGCGACCGCGAAGCCGCAAGACGCGCCCAAGCCGGCGCAGGCCTCGCGAATGACCGCCGCGCGCTCGTCGAAAGAGAGCCACGGCTCCTTGCCGTGGTGCACGCCGATCGCAACGACGATCCTGTCGAAGAGCGCCCCGCCCTGCGCCATCACGTCGAGATGGCCAAAGGTCAACGGGTCGAACGTGCCGGGGTAGAGGGCCGTCCGCGCGGTCGTTACGGGGGCATCTGTCATGGCGAGGGGTATAGGAGATTTTGCGCGGTTCCGCGAGACGGCGAGCGCTTCGCCGCCACAAACTGCCGCTCGCTGGCGACGATTGCGCGGAAGTCGCGCCCTGGCGCTGCTTTTCGGACACGCCTACACTCGCGAGTTGCGAGCGGAGCGCTACAATAGAGGAGCGCTACAATAGATCAGTCGCATCCGGCATGAGTGGCCGGATCTACGAAGGAGACTCCAGCATGGGACTTTTGGATTTTCTGA
Above is a genomic segment from Methylocystis rosea containing:
- a CDS encoding PRC-barrel domain-containing protein; the encoded protein is MKSLKLLIATVAAIALSASVTANAGRDRTGANSTKNQTQSRSTQPEKPGQAAKDAEDTTSRSGWREMGSDDDAAPTWRGSAARERMRGQDSQPGMDRNMDRTGMDRQTTRARSAAEMRELEQLGSARVIFYRLGPSDMRMSQLIGSDVRNLQNDDIGEIEDVIFDNNRNLRAVIVSVGGFLGIGERHIAIDPSSMVVSRNEDGDVEAVVNTTRDDLRNAPEFRFDERRRRVGSYQ
- the coaD gene encoding pantetheine-phosphate adenylyltransferase yields the protein MTDAPVTTARTALYPGTFDPLTFGHLDVMAQGGALFDRIVVAIGVHHGKEPWLSFDERAAVIREACAGLGASCGFAVAGFDGLVVEAARQHGACAILRGLRDCADFDYEMQMAGMNGTLAPDIHTVFMPASPRLRHVSGTFVRQIAALGGDVSAFAPAVSVAALKRAIKRRGNT
- a CDS encoding peptidylprolyl isomerase → MTEAADTMTLETTKGPVVIKFRSDLAPNHVAHIKKLVSEGFYDGIVFHRVIDGFMAQTGCPRGTGTGGSQYPDLKAEFNSTPHVRGTCSMARAQSPDSANSQFFICFDDARFLDNKYTVWGEVVSGMENVDKIKRGEPVKDPDKIVKATLG
- a CDS encoding peptidylprolyl isomerase is translated as MKLTRRLLLAAAAVAALSAAPARAADDHLLYLDTKDGRVTIKLRPDLAPKHVERIEKLAKEHFYDGIVFHRVIDGFMAQAGDPTGTGMQGSRYTDLKAEFTDTPFKRGTVGMAREGGDVNSGNSQFFIVYADAPQLNGKYTVFGEVVSGMDVVDKIKKGSKSNNGMVENPDKIIKMRVAGDES